One window from the genome of Acinetobacter sp. LoGeW2-3 encodes:
- a CDS encoding aromatic/alkene monooxygenase hydroxylase subunit beta, which produces MSLEIKTSSIEPIRQSYAYIERRFGNKPATRYQEVSFDIQAETNFHYRPLWKPEKTLNDKTHTALVMQDWYAFKDPRQFYYGTYVQHRARLQDTAEANFSFFEKRRLAEHISEEVKAKVIALFIPFRHIEQTANLHMMSGSAYGYGTVLTQACIYAAMDRLGMAQYISRIGLALDGGTGESLIPAKHAWMQDEAWQGLRKLCEQSLTEQDYFKLFLLQNLVIDSFMSELVYTQFDQWLGEHQARDLAMLTEFMQEALVDLRKWSDSVFKTAATESVQNKQLLSQWLAEYLPVVKAAFTPWAAQVLPLDAIEVAEQKLLERSKKLGIELEQIEQA; this is translated from the coding sequence ATGTCATTAGAAATTAAAACTTCCAGCATTGAACCGATACGCCAGAGTTATGCTTATATCGAACGCCGTTTTGGCAATAAGCCGGCAACTCGCTATCAGGAAGTGAGTTTTGATATTCAGGCGGAAACCAATTTTCATTACCGACCTTTATGGAAGCCGGAAAAAACTTTAAATGATAAAACCCATACTGCGCTGGTAATGCAAGATTGGTATGCATTTAAAGATCCACGCCAGTTTTACTACGGAACTTATGTGCAGCACCGTGCACGTTTACAAGATACCGCTGAAGCGAATTTTAGCTTTTTTGAAAAGCGTCGGTTGGCAGAACATATTTCTGAAGAAGTCAAAGCCAAAGTTATTGCCTTGTTTATTCCGTTCCGTCATATCGAACAGACTGCCAATCTGCATATGATGTCTGGCAGTGCTTATGGTTACGGCACAGTACTGACACAAGCCTGTATTTATGCCGCTATGGACCGATTAGGCATGGCACAGTACATCTCACGGATTGGACTTGCGCTGGATGGTGGCACAGGGGAGTCCTTAATTCCAGCCAAGCACGCCTGGATGCAGGATGAAGCTTGGCAAGGACTACGTAAGTTATGTGAGCAAAGCCTGACAGAACAGGATTATTTCAAACTGTTTTTATTGCAGAACCTAGTAATTGACAGCTTTATGTCAGAGCTGGTTTATACCCAGTTTGATCAATGGCTGGGAGAGCATCAGGCGCGTGATTTGGCGATGCTGACCGAATTTATGCAGGAAGCACTAGTAGATTTACGCAAATGGTCGGACAGTGTTTTTAAAACTGCTGCAACAGAATCTGTCCAAAACAAGCAATTACTCAGCCAGTGGCTAGCAGAATATCTGCCGGTAGTAAAAGCAGCATTTACGCCGTGGGCAGCACAGGTTTTACCATTAGATGCCATAGAAGTAGCAGAACAAAAACTGCTGGAACGCAGTAAAAAATTGGGCATTGAACTCGAACAAATTGAACAGGCTTAA
- a CDS encoding MFS transporter, producing MPLIILCAIFANLDRMNVGFAKLQMTSDLGFSETMFGFGAGLFFIAYAAFGLPSNIALDKFGAKRWICTIMIIWGALTAIMYMVQTPEQFYAVRFLLGAAEAGFFPGIVLYISRWFPKRRRATMTAWYTIAIPIAGIIGGPISGLIIDSMDMTNGLRGWQWMFILEGVPVIFLALIVLKYLPNTVQDSHWLTPAEKQYILSELQSEEKAKVESITSFSAIFFNKYIWILVLIYFSLRLSLNTLQLWTPTFIHGAGISSNFSVGLLSALPYIVGVAFMFYIGKSSDTKGERRWHLFIPMMLTAIGLCLAGAMSTNVVFVVIGLMLAGMGSTAALPLYWQFPQSFLSTATLAAGLGIISSFGSVASFGAPYMIGWMRDHIADPGMALYVISFVIVLGSLTIFTIPAKSVNQRDAKKTADEAVSGAESKA from the coding sequence ATGCCACTTATTATCCTATGTGCAATTTTTGCAAATTTAGACCGAATGAACGTCGGTTTCGCAAAACTGCAAATGACATCAGATTTAGGATTCAGTGAAACCATGTTTGGTTTCGGTGCTGGTCTGTTCTTTATTGCTTATGCAGCATTTGGTCTGCCGAGTAATATAGCTTTAGACAAATTTGGCGCAAAGCGTTGGATTTGTACCATTATGATTATTTGGGGTGCTTTGACTGCCATTATGTATATGGTCCAAACACCTGAACAGTTCTATGCAGTCCGTTTTCTTTTAGGTGCGGCAGAGGCTGGTTTCTTCCCAGGTATCGTTCTATATATTTCACGTTGGTTCCCTAAGCGTCGCCGTGCAACCATGACAGCCTGGTATACGATTGCTATTCCAATTGCAGGTATTATTGGTGGACCGATTTCAGGCCTCATTATTGATAGTATGGACATGACCAATGGCTTACGTGGTTGGCAATGGATGTTCATCCTGGAAGGTGTACCTGTAATCTTCCTTGCTTTAATTGTATTAAAGTATCTTCCAAACACAGTTCAAGATTCTCACTGGTTAACACCTGCTGAGAAACAATACATCTTGAGTGAACTGCAATCAGAAGAAAAAGCCAAAGTTGAATCGATCACTTCATTCTCAGCAATTTTCTTCAACAAGTATATTTGGATTCTAGTGCTGATTTACTTCTCACTACGTCTAAGCTTAAATACATTGCAACTATGGACACCGACGTTTATTCACGGTGCGGGTATCTCAAGCAACTTCTCTGTAGGCTTGTTAAGTGCTTTACCGTATATCGTAGGCGTAGCATTCATGTTCTACATCGGTAAATCCTCAGATACAAAAGGTGAGCGTCGTTGGCACTTATTCATTCCAATGATGTTGACTGCTATTGGATTGTGTCTTGCAGGTGCGATGTCAACAAATGTTGTATTTGTTGTGATTGGCTTAATGTTAGCTGGTATGGGTTCCACAGCTGCATTACCACTATATTGGCAGTTCCCTCAATCCTTCTTGTCAACAGCAACGTTGGCTGCAGGTTTAGGTATTATCAGCTCGTTTGGTAGTGTTGCATCATTCGGTGCACCATATATGATTGGTTGGATGCGTGACCATATTGCCGATCCTGGTATGGCACTGTATGTAATTTCATTTGTCATTGTATTAGGTTCATTAACTATCTTTACGATTCCTGCTAAATCAGTAAATCAAAGAGATGCGAAAAAAACAGCTGATGAAGCAGTATCTGGTGCTGAATCTAAAGCTTAA
- a CDS encoding sigma-54-dependent Fis family transcriptional regulator gives MKNYMDISVNDFISKISFDSEDGKIWFDGDRSLLFNANSLYTLKQFLIDEYGLDVAKKIIYRWGYEIGIEDAVRALKLRADDLLSAFVAGPQLAKIRGMVNVDIETLDFNPHQNKFKGIFKWNDSYEAYAQIKNRSYAPYCCCWWLTGYSSGYTSKFLNTPYHYIETHCVAKGDECCRIESHEGQDSHYGLKSEYFIETIKPLFLNSYFDAIGKSKTFARVCQLLLKAAESDITVLLQGSTGVGKEAFARGIHQNSARKDKEFIAINCACLPEQLIEAELFGSNKGAFTGATENRMGKFERADGGTIFLDEIIELSPKAQASLLRVLQTGEFERVGDTKTRKTNVRVVVACNESLKKAVEEGRFRSDLYYRLATYPVLIPSLKERREDINLLVEYYIHFFEKQYDKTFNGFSDRVYAFFNSYDWPGNIRELRNILERSVLLSNDTALDLEDLMLEEQIIQDFLSQNKQKFNEIQGIVTKSDLNQLIEHLMQSSEQVDMEYVEATILQTALNKYRGNVSKAARYLNMTRSALEYRLKKHEVI, from the coding sequence ATGAAAAATTATATGGATATTTCAGTAAATGATTTTATTAGTAAAATTTCTTTCGACAGTGAAGATGGAAAAATCTGGTTCGATGGCGACCGTTCGTTGTTATTCAATGCCAACAGTTTGTATACCCTGAAACAATTTTTAATAGATGAATATGGCTTAGATGTCGCTAAAAAAATCATTTACCGCTGGGGGTATGAAATTGGTATTGAAGATGCTGTACGTGCTTTAAAGCTCCGCGCCGATGACCTTCTGTCTGCCTTTGTCGCTGGACCACAGCTAGCGAAAATACGCGGCATGGTGAACGTAGACATTGAAACTTTAGATTTCAATCCACACCAGAACAAGTTCAAAGGTATTTTTAAATGGAATGATTCTTATGAGGCTTATGCGCAAATCAAAAATCGCTCTTATGCGCCATACTGTTGTTGCTGGTGGCTGACCGGATATTCCAGTGGCTATACATCAAAGTTTTTGAATACGCCATATCACTATATTGAAACCCATTGTGTTGCCAAAGGCGATGAATGCTGCCGGATTGAAAGTCATGAAGGGCAAGACAGCCATTATGGGTTGAAATCTGAATATTTTATAGAAACTATAAAGCCATTATTTTTAAACAGCTATTTTGATGCTATTGGCAAGTCCAAGACCTTTGCTCGGGTATGTCAATTACTGCTGAAAGCCGCTGAATCTGATATTACAGTACTGCTGCAAGGAAGTACCGGCGTCGGTAAAGAAGCTTTTGCACGGGGTATTCATCAGAACAGTGCACGTAAGGACAAAGAATTTATTGCAATCAATTGTGCCTGCCTGCCAGAACAATTAATCGAAGCTGAGTTATTTGGAAGCAACAAAGGCGCATTTACCGGCGCAACAGAAAACCGCATGGGGAAATTTGAACGGGCAGATGGCGGTACTATCTTTTTAGACGAAATTATTGAACTTTCACCGAAGGCGCAGGCTTCTTTACTACGTGTACTGCAAACTGGCGAGTTTGAGCGAGTAGGGGATACGAAAACCAGAAAAACCAATGTTCGGGTAGTGGTGGCCTGTAATGAAAGCCTAAAAAAAGCAGTGGAAGAAGGCCGTTTCCGTAGTGACCTATATTACCGCTTAGCTACCTATCCGGTTTTGATTCCTTCTTTGAAAGAACGTCGTGAAGATATCAATCTGCTGGTTGAATACTATATCCACTTCTTTGAAAAGCAGTATGACAAGACATTTAATGGCTTCAGTGACCGGGTGTATGCCTTTTTTAACAGCTATGACTGGCCGGGAAATATACGTGAATTAAGAAATATCTTGGAACGTTCGGTGCTTTTATCTAATGATACGGCACTTGATTTAGAAGATTTAATGCTGGAGGAACAGATCATTCAGGATTTCCTAAGCCAGAATAAACAAAAATTTAATGAGATTCAGGGTATTGTGACTAAAAGCGATTTAAATCAACTGATTGAACACTTGATGCAAAGTTCTGAACAGGTTGATATGGAATATGTTGAAGCGACCATTTTACAGACGGCATTAAATAAATACCGAGGTAATGTTTCCAAAGCTGCCCGCTATTTGAATATGACACGCAGTGCACTGGAATACCGTTTGAAAAAGCATGAAGTGATTTAA
- a CDS encoding phenol hydroxylase subunit produces the protein MTNQAAMPQLTKYIRVTGDRNAKFVEFDFAIHDPTLFVELVLPRDAFQKFCEVNHVVEMNEAQKARNDAEEEKWRYGTEATLVGAQRYIPDHEDPLK, from the coding sequence ATGACAAATCAAGCAGCGATGCCACAGCTGACCAAATATATTCGGGTAACCGGTGACCGGAACGCAAAATTTGTAGAGTTCGATTTTGCCATTCACGATCCGACTTTATTTGTTGAGCTGGTACTGCCGCGCGATGCGTTTCAAAAATTCTGCGAGGTGAACCATGTCGTTGAAATGAATGAAGCGCAAAAAGCCAGAAATGATGCGGAAGAAGAAAAATGGCGCTACGGGACTGAAGCAACTTTAGTCGGTGCGCAGCGATATATCCCGGATCATGAAGATCCATTGAAATAG
- the mobR gene encoding phenol degradation transcriptional regulator MobR yields MQNYLKPKHEIQDLINCIKFDADHGQIWFEENRMLLLHTDIFGFLRKDLHDMLGYEPAKRFFIRCGYQAGMRDAEATAQLRPDLNETEAFMAGPQMHGIRGMVQVEVNALELSHKHHEFYADFNWLHSFEGEVHLNEFGKSDEPACWLQLGYACGYSSYVMGQTIIYQETQCIAQGHDHCRIIGKPLSEWENADELIQFMSPDPISDEIIALRAELNQLKQDIYTRAEADYSMFNAVGESAAYRYVCDLLKKAAGSKVAVLLSGETGVGKEAFARGIHYASPRRDKPFIAVNCACIPHDLIEAELFGVEKGAFTGAVSQRIGKFERAHQGTIFLDELAELSPRAQAALLRMLQEGEFERVGDYQTRKVDVRVVAATNENLEQAVKEGRFRSDLYFRLNIFPVKIPPLRERKEDIPLLVKHFLKRFENMYDKKFNGLSNKATHYFMNYSWPGNIRELENVLERASLLADDQQEIKLRHLFPEFNSSDSMHTLEHTSSMQEQQKISELFKADFSLEKYEQQIILHALHQSQHNVSEAARILGISRATLDYRLKKYRA; encoded by the coding sequence ATGCAGAATTATTTAAAGCCGAAGCATGAAATTCAGGACCTCATCAACTGTATCAAATTTGATGCAGATCATGGCCAGATCTGGTTCGAGGAAAATCGTATGCTATTGTTGCATACCGACATTTTTGGCTTTTTACGCAAAGATCTGCACGACATGCTGGGCTATGAACCCGCTAAACGCTTCTTTATTCGATGTGGCTATCAAGCTGGTATGCGAGACGCAGAAGCCACCGCCCAACTTAGACCAGACTTAAATGAAACTGAAGCTTTTATGGCCGGACCGCAAATGCATGGGATCCGCGGTATGGTTCAGGTAGAAGTCAATGCTTTAGAATTAAGTCATAAGCACCATGAGTTTTATGCCGATTTTAATTGGCTGCACTCCTTCGAAGGTGAGGTGCATCTTAATGAATTTGGCAAATCGGATGAACCCGCTTGCTGGCTGCAGCTAGGTTATGCATGCGGCTACAGCAGCTATGTGATGGGCCAAACTATTATTTACCAAGAAACCCAGTGCATTGCACAAGGGCACGACCATTGCCGTATTATCGGCAAACCGCTGAGTGAATGGGAGAATGCCGATGAACTAATTCAGTTCATGTCTCCTGACCCTATTTCAGATGAAATTATTGCGCTAAGAGCCGAGCTGAACCAGCTAAAACAAGACATTTATACTCGAGCTGAAGCTGACTACAGCATGTTTAATGCAGTAGGCGAATCGGCTGCTTACCGCTATGTCTGTGATCTGCTGAAAAAAGCTGCCGGCAGCAAAGTCGCAGTTTTACTTTCTGGAGAAACCGGTGTTGGCAAGGAAGCTTTTGCCCGCGGCATTCATTATGCAAGCCCACGAAGAGACAAACCATTTATTGCGGTCAATTGTGCCTGCATCCCACATGACTTAATTGAAGCCGAGTTATTTGGCGTAGAAAAAGGAGCATTCACAGGTGCTGTTAGTCAGCGTATCGGCAAATTTGAACGAGCGCATCAGGGTACCATTTTCCTGGATGAATTGGCCGAATTATCTCCACGCGCACAAGCTGCCCTTCTTCGTATGTTGCAGGAAGGCGAATTTGAACGTGTAGGTGATTATCAGACTCGGAAAGTAGATGTTCGAGTAGTGGCAGCTACCAATGAAAATCTTGAGCAAGCAGTTAAAGAAGGACGTTTCCGCTCAGATTTATATTTCCGCTTAAATATTTTTCCAGTCAAAATTCCACCTTTACGTGAACGTAAGGAAGATATTCCATTGTTGGTCAAACATTTTTTAAAACGCTTTGAAAATATGTATGACAAGAAATTCAATGGACTCAGCAACAAAGCTACGCATTATTTTATGAATTATTCCTGGCCCGGCAACATTCGCGAACTGGAGAATGTCCTAGAACGAGCCTCCCTACTTGCTGATGACCAACAGGAAATTAAGCTGCGCCATTTATTTCCAGAATTTAACTCTTCTGATTCTATGCATACTCTAGAACACACCTCTTCTATGCAAGAACAGCAGAAAATATCTGAACTATTCAAAGCGGATTTTTCATTAGAAAAATATGAACAGCAGATCATTCTACATGCGCTACATCAAAGCCAGCATAATGTGTCTGAAGCGGCACGTATATTGGGAATCAGCCGTGCGACCTTGGACTACCGTCTGAAGAAATATAGAGCCTAA
- a CDS encoding MmoB/DmpM family protein, whose amino-acid sequence MSKVYLALQDNDTSRYIIEAIEADNPEANIQYLPAMIRVESETDLIVRAETVSEKLGQDWDIQSLQLNMITLGGNVEEDDDTFRLHWN is encoded by the coding sequence ATGTCTAAAGTTTATCTCGCATTACAGGACAATGATACTTCACGCTACATCATCGAGGCGATTGAAGCAGACAATCCTGAAGCCAACATTCAATATCTACCGGCCATGATCCGAGTGGAAAGCGAAACAGATTTGATTGTCCGTGCAGAAACGGTTTCAGAGAAGCTGGGACAGGATTGGGATATTCAATCCCTTCAACTCAATATGATTACGCTGGGCGGCAATGTTGAAGAGGATGATGATACCTTCCGCCTGCATTGGAACTGA
- a CDS encoding MFS transporter: MTNLRKQPLSNYLVLMMAIACGLCTGSNYYNQPLLSSIAHDFDVTMTVAAYSSVIAQTMFTIGLVLLVPLGDYFETKKTITGFMAIAALGQLICYLSWDIQVFFIGTAISSLFVVAAQILIPFSTILALPQQSAKVVGTLMSGLMMGILLARTAAGFISSIGEWHYVYLISGVLLLIFAMILQLKLPSHFPKKIQYFSIFHSMYVLIKTKPLLRQRSILGFLCFGTVSTVFTTMALLLSEQPYEYSDFQIGLVGLVGIAGIIIGPSIGKFFQKGKEQQLTHYSLILLILSWCVLYFAQVNLLIYVIGLIMIYIALTVLHITNQNVVYGIDPNSKSRLNAIYMGLYFSGAAIGSVIAIYLWNHFGWVGCCSYGMICAIACYVINKIAENK; encoded by the coding sequence ATGACAAATTTAAGAAAACAACCACTTTCTAATTACCTGGTTCTGATGATGGCGATTGCCTGTGGACTCTGTACGGGAAGCAATTATTACAATCAACCTTTGTTAAGTTCCATCGCTCATGATTTTGATGTGACTATGACAGTGGCAGCATATTCTAGTGTTATTGCACAGACTATGTTTACTATAGGTTTAGTATTACTTGTACCATTAGGTGACTATTTCGAAACTAAAAAAACAATTACTGGGTTTATGGCTATAGCAGCCCTTGGCCAATTAATTTGTTACCTATCATGGGATATACAGGTATTTTTCATTGGTACAGCTATCAGTAGTTTATTTGTGGTCGCAGCACAGATTCTGATCCCGTTTTCTACGATTCTTGCCTTACCTCAGCAATCCGCCAAAGTGGTAGGTACGCTTATGAGCGGTTTAATGATGGGGATTTTGCTGGCAAGAACTGCAGCGGGTTTTATTTCATCAATTGGGGAGTGGCATTATGTGTATTTGATCAGTGGTGTCTTGTTGCTTATCTTTGCCATGATTTTACAATTGAAATTACCATCACATTTTCCAAAAAAGATTCAATACTTTTCTATCTTTCATTCGATGTATGTGCTGATTAAAACTAAACCTTTACTACGTCAGCGTTCAATTCTAGGTTTTTTATGTTTTGGCACAGTGAGTACAGTATTCACTACGATGGCATTATTATTATCAGAGCAACCATATGAGTACAGTGATTTTCAGATTGGTTTAGTAGGGCTGGTGGGAATTGCAGGAATCATCATTGGACCCTCTATTGGGAAGTTTTTCCAGAAGGGCAAAGAACAACAGCTCACTCATTATTCATTAATTTTATTAATTTTGAGTTGGTGTGTTTTATATTTTGCCCAGGTTAATCTGCTTATTTATGTGATCGGGCTGATCATGATATATATAGCCTTAACTGTATTGCACATTACTAATCAGAACGTGGTATATGGAATTGATCCAAATTCAAAATCACGTCTGAATGCCATTTATATGGGTTTGTACTTCAGCGGGGCTGCTATTGGCTCAGTAATTGCAATCTATCTATGGAATCATTTTGGCTGGGTAGGGTGCTGTTCGTATGGAATGATCTGTGCTATCGCATGCTATGTAATTAATAAAATAGCTGAAAACAAATAA
- a CDS encoding flavin-containing monooxygenase: MDNLNILMKGVDTLVTVVGAGFTGLYSLYKLRDQMKVPVRVFESAPDVGGTWYWNNYPGARCDIESVHYSYSFDQQLQQEWTWSEKFAAQPEILKYLNHVADRFDLRKDITFNTKVNSVVWNEQEKYWLVTTNQGEAIKSRFFISGVGTLSVPKKPEFPGVENFKGPTLITGNWPKEPISLKGKRVGVIGTGSTGIQLITEIAKEVGELYVFQRTPNYSTPLGNGLNQPAEDQANKKQYSLIRSNSRNHFLGVPYNEVQPSALAVPEEERLKVYEDRYRRGGFRLFIDSYQDILFDPKANETVSEFIRQKIHQRVKKAEVADLLAPKDYCYGTKRPPMESGYYEVYNQDNAHLVDVKKTPITRIEENGVVVGDKLYEVDVLILATGFDAMTGPLFALGLQGKNQEKLTDKWKDGPRTYLGHTVNGFPNLFLVTGPQSPSVLYNMPLAIEDHVDLATGIIKHMLDQQLLEVDAEAQAEEEWVNHANELAQASLLPNTDSWYMGANIPGKPRRCLVYLGGAPKYREICDEVVSANYKGFKFVTADTQRTSLQQVS; the protein is encoded by the coding sequence ATGGACAATTTAAATATTTTAATGAAAGGTGTTGATACATTAGTAACGGTAGTTGGCGCAGGATTCACTGGACTATATTCATTATATAAACTGCGTGATCAGATGAAAGTGCCTGTTAGAGTTTTTGAAAGTGCTCCGGATGTTGGTGGAACATGGTACTGGAATAATTATCCTGGCGCACGCTGTGATATCGAGAGTGTGCATTACTCTTATTCATTTGATCAACAGTTACAGCAGGAATGGACCTGGAGTGAGAAATTTGCGGCCCAGCCAGAAATTCTAAAATATCTCAACCATGTTGCAGACCGTTTTGATCTTAGAAAAGATATTACTTTTAACACTAAAGTAAATTCTGTAGTGTGGAACGAGCAGGAAAAATACTGGCTGGTTACTACCAATCAAGGCGAAGCCATTAAATCCCGCTTTTTTATTTCCGGTGTAGGTACATTATCAGTACCTAAAAAACCAGAGTTCCCAGGTGTAGAAAACTTCAAAGGTCCTACCTTGATTACAGGCAACTGGCCTAAAGAACCAATCAGCTTAAAAGGTAAGCGTGTAGGTGTAATTGGAACTGGATCTACAGGTATCCAGCTGATTACAGAAATTGCCAAAGAAGTAGGTGAGTTATATGTTTTCCAGCGTACACCTAACTATTCAACCCCTTTGGGCAACGGACTGAATCAGCCAGCAGAAGACCAGGCCAATAAGAAACAGTATTCCCTGATTCGTTCTAACTCGCGTAATCATTTTCTAGGCGTCCCTTATAACGAAGTTCAGCCGTCTGCCTTGGCTGTACCGGAAGAAGAGCGTCTAAAAGTCTATGAAGATCGCTATCGCCGTGGAGGATTCCGACTCTTTATCGACAGTTATCAGGATATTCTGTTTGACCCAAAAGCCAATGAGACTGTGTCAGAATTTATCCGCCAGAAAATTCACCAGCGTGTGAAAAAAGCAGAAGTGGCTGATCTACTTGCTCCGAAAGACTATTGTTACGGTACAAAACGTCCACCGATGGAAAGCGGCTATTATGAGGTTTATAACCAAGACAATGCCCATTTAGTTGATGTGAAAAAAACACCAATTACCCGAATTGAAGAAAATGGTGTGGTAGTAGGCGATAAGCTTTATGAAGTGGATGTCCTGATTTTAGCGACCGGCTTTGATGCCATGACTGGGCCACTGTTCGCCTTAGGTCTGCAAGGCAAAAATCAAGAAAAGCTAACAGATAAATGGAAAGACGGGCCGCGTACCTATCTAGGCCATACGGTTAACGGCTTCCCGAATCTGTTCTTGGTGACGGGTCCACAAAGTCCTTCCGTGCTGTATAACATGCCGCTTGCGATAGAAGACCATGTCGATCTGGCTACAGGCATTATTAAGCACATGCTGGACCAACAGCTGCTGGAGGTAGATGCTGAGGCTCAAGCGGAAGAAGAGTGGGTCAACCATGCCAATGAGCTGGCGCAAGCGAGTCTGCTACCAAATACTGATTCCTGGTATATGGGGGCTAACATACCGGGCAAACCGCGCCGTTGTTTAGTCTATTTAGGCGGTGCTCCAAAGTATCGTGAGATCTGCGATGAGGTGGTTTCAGCAAATTATAAAGGATTTAAATTTGTTACCGCCGATACTCAGCGCACTTCACTTCAACAAGTATCTTAA
- a CDS encoding alpha/beta hydrolase encodes MPITAEIETLLGQIQAAGIKPFHQSQVDEVRGVVASFQTMQKPVERKSQTMDIEYRPGTYLRIYQPNISSENLPVLVYYHGGGFVAGNLEVADETCHVLAEMNQHIVVSVDYRLAPEHPFPAAHLDAREGLVWTLENIQYYGGDPKQISLIGDSAGGNLAATTALWAKSEGIAIKKQILIYPVIQPDMESASRTEENGYLISQQDMDWFWKNYQVQDGHTVQYSPLQFKNLNEAPETLIITTEYEVSRDDAEYYGLCLIEKGVSTTIKRIQGGVHGIFWLSAVVPEHQLIRAEIAKFLR; translated from the coding sequence ATGCCAATTACCGCAGAAATTGAAACATTATTAGGCCAGATTCAGGCTGCAGGCATTAAACCTTTTCATCAAAGTCAGGTAGACGAAGTAAGAGGGGTAGTCGCTTCTTTTCAAACCATGCAAAAACCGGTGGAGAGAAAAAGCCAAACTATGGATATCGAATACCGGCCCGGGACGTATCTACGCATTTATCAGCCAAACATATCTTCAGAGAATTTACCGGTACTAGTTTATTACCACGGCGGTGGTTTCGTCGCAGGTAATTTGGAAGTTGCGGATGAAACCTGTCATGTGCTTGCAGAAATGAACCAGCATATTGTGGTGTCTGTTGACTATCGTCTGGCACCAGAACATCCATTTCCCGCTGCGCACTTGGATGCACGGGAAGGATTAGTTTGGACGTTGGAAAACATTCAATATTATGGAGGCGATCCTAAGCAAATTTCACTCATTGGTGACAGTGCTGGCGGAAATCTGGCAGCAACAACTGCTTTGTGGGCAAAATCTGAAGGCATTGCAATTAAAAAGCAAATTTTAATTTATCCAGTAATTCAGCCGGATATGGAATCTGCCTCACGGACCGAGGAAAATGGTTATCTAATTTCACAGCAGGATATGGATTGGTTCTGGAAGAACTACCAGGTACAGGACGGTCATACCGTCCAATATTCTCCACTGCAATTCAAAAATTTGAATGAGGCTCCGGAAACACTAATTATTACCACTGAATATGAAGTCTCACGGGATGATGCTGAATATTATGGCCTGTGCTTAATCGAAAAAGGAGTGAGCACTACGATTAAACGTATTCAGGGTGGAGTGCATGGCATTTTCTGGCTGTCTGCTGTGGTCCCGGAACATCAGCTGATTCGGGCAGAAATTGCGAAATTTTTAAGATAG